CACATTTTTGGATTTGACAAAAATTGATAAGTTTTGGTTTATAAGTTAAAAGCCACATGAAGAATACTCAttggtttaaattttttttaaaaacactttCCAAAAAATTGTTTGTAGACTAAACAGTCTACTTTTTTAGACAAAAGATAGTAGGAGCAGACTACTACTAGTAACTAATAGGTGCGTCAGGTCgccacaacaaaaaaaaacatcttaaaCTGCCATAAGATCAATCCAACGGTCCAAATCAAACCTACTCTGTTTTCATCCGTACGATCACTCAACCCATCAATCGAGCGGGTAAATAGCCCGTACAAGAAGCATTCAAAATTCATACTTGCAATAACAACCTAACGTCTTCTTCAtttccacacacacactcacacacacacacacacacgcacactTCATTTCCTCTGTTTTTttgcatataaaaaaaataaaaataaaaaaaactaactcaAAAGCTGGATTCAGtcattaatcttcaaaacccattTCCAAAATGTTACAAGAagttaaaaaaaggaaagaaaaagcaGCAAAATGTTATGGGTTAGAGAGTTTTCTTCAGCCCGGTTGCCCGATTTCTGTATCCGGCCCGTTTCGTGACAATGTGCGTTTGTTTCTTGAAGAATGTGGGCAGGTTGAGGATTATAGTGTTGAAGGAATGCCGATTTGGTGCACATTACTCGTACACGAAAACCGAGGGTTTACACTTCCTTTGTATACTATTGAAGAATGTGTCAACAATTCTCTTCAACCTCTTTGTGATCACTGCAAATACTCTGGTATATTTTTTTAGTCCCAATTTTGGATTATCATTATAAATATGgtgtttacatttttttttttaattattttttttgtgttaaatGTGTTTTCCTGAAATGgggtttcatttttattggtGTTTAAGTCTAAGTTTTCAGTTTTATAAGTGGGTTTTTGATAACTTGAAATGGGTTTTGGTTACTTAACATAAATTGGATAGGTCTCCCCCAAATCTTGATTTCAGGCTAGAGAAATGGACTGGTTTAGTTTTCTGAAATGGGGTGTCATTTTTATGGGTGTTTATGTCTAAATTTTCAGTTTTAGAATTGGAGTTTTGATAAATTGAAATGGGTTTTGGTTACTTAATTCAAATTGTATAGATTTCCCCCAAATTATGGTAAGGTTAGAGAAATGGACTGGTTTAGTTCTCTGAAATGGGGTGTCATTTTTATTGGTTTTTGATAACTTGAAATGGGTTTTGGTTACTTATCTCAAATTGGATTGGTTTCCCCCAAATCTTGATTCCGGGTGAGAGAAATGGACTGGTTCAGTTTTCTGAAATGGGTTGTTGTTTATATTGGTGTTTATGTCTAAATTTTCAGTTTTATAAGTGGGTTTTTGATAAACTGAAATGGGGTTTAGTTACTTACTTCAGATTGGATAGGTTTCTCCCAAATCTCGATTCCGTGTAAGAGAAATGGACTGTTTCAGTTTTCTGAAATGGGGTTTTAGTATTTTCGGTATCTTGAAACGGGTTCATGTTTATGGTTGAAATTGGAACACTGAGTCATGATGTGATGTTAACAGGATGGAGTCacaattttgtatcaaaaaagAAGTACCATTTCATTATTCCGATTGACTACGAATGGAGCAAACCAATTGAGGAAGGTGTACTTGATCTTCAAACTCACATTTTACATGGTTTAATACATAGCAACGGATTTGGACACCTTCTCTGCATCAATGGAATTGAAGGTGGATCAAATCTCATTTGTGGTAGAGAAGTCATGGATCTTTGGGACAGAATCTGCACATCACTTCATAGCAGGTTTCATTgaagaaaacttaaaaaaaaaaaagatttcatGGTTTTACATTGCACATTGTTTGGTTTAAGAATTAATATTGAATTTGATTTGTTTCGTTTTAAGGAAAATAAGCGTCGTGGATATCTCAAAGAAGAGAAAGATGGATCTTAGGTTGCTGTACGGGATATCCTATGGGTATACATGGTTTGGAAGATGGGATTACAAGTTCTGCCATGGAAGTTTCGGGGTCACAAAAGATCAATACGAGCAAGCTCTTCAAATTTTAAGCTCTCTCAGACTCGACTTTATATCTCAGGATGATCATACTATAGAAACAATGATCACTAGATATCGCGAATTAAGTGATGATGAACTGATCACTATTCGAGACATGTTTAGGTTCATGCTTTCACTCAAATACCGAACCCCACAAAATAAAACCAATGTTGATTCAGTTTCAAAAACAAGACCCAAGTCCAAAAAGAAGAAGGAGAAATACGTGGGATGTAGAAAGTTTCCGAGTTTGGCAAACAGATTGGAGAGTAGATGGCAAGTGAAACGGCTAGAACATGTTGCTAATGTGGTGGTCaacattttaaaagaaaa
The sequence above is drawn from the Erigeron canadensis isolate Cc75 chromosome 4, C_canadensis_v1, whole genome shotgun sequence genome and encodes:
- the LOC122596813 gene encoding PHD finger protein MALE MEIOCYTE DEATH 1; this translates as MLQEVKKRKEKAAKCYGLESFLQPGCPISVSGPFRDNVRLFLEECGQVEDYSVEGMPIWCTLLVHENRGFTLPLYTIEECVNNSLQPLCDHCKYSGWSHNFVSKKKYHFIIPIDYEWSKPIEEGVLDLQTHILHGLIHSNGFGHLLCINGIEGGSNLICGREVMDLWDRICTSLHSRKISVVDISKKRKMDLRLLYGISYGYTWFGRWDYKFCHGSFGVTKDQYEQALQILSSLRLDFISQDDHTIETMITRYRELSDDELITIRDMFRFMLSLKYRTPQNKTNVDSVSKTRPKSKKKKEKYVGCRKFPSLANRLESRWQVKRLEHVANVVVNILKEKKTGMSRQDLRENARLHVGDTGLIDYVLKSMDNVIVGEYVVRRALNPCTGFLEYSLQDEKSTDRFDSVILSDVYADVEYLYQHVLIDTDSDEVKFGVSTVLDSKNFTKEWPFTDYVDDILRFVCRLEEPLVTTESRRNSVIEFVEVPFYATIGDLKAAVETAMRDTYCVMEKFEVRGFVESDGLDDNELIFGTLESGSEITASGFGVDLLTANNLQYEGGADNWVLKCICGARDDDGERMVACDICDVWQHTRCSGIDDDEAVPPVFMCYRCCDPVAQEKYPAKEIVGKGLMDLMMVPVCKDAQIDMFCY